From a single Bacteroidota bacterium genomic region:
- a CDS encoding sulfite exporter TauE/SafE family protein — protein sequence MEYIGYFSAIIIGVSLGLIGGGGSILTVPVLVYLFRVDPVLATAYSLFVVGLTSAVGSVSYFRKGLVNVKTAIIFGIPSIIAVFATRAWIVPAIPKEIFEVGGFMVTKSILMMVLFAILMIAASYSMIKKAKAAPEGAAAAQKFNYPLILLEGGVVGILTGLVGAGGGFLIIPALVVLSKLPMKEAVGTSLVIIAAKSLIGFLGESGDTPIDWQFLLTITAFAVVGIFIGTALSKRIDGAKLKPAFGWFVLVMGIYIIIKELVFPAS from the coding sequence ATGGAATATATTGGATACTTTTCAGCAATTATCATTGGTGTGTCTCTGGGTCTGATCGGCGGCGGCGGTAGCATTTTGACGGTGCCCGTGCTCGTTTACCTGTTTCGGGTGGATCCGGTGCTTGCGACCGCCTACTCCCTGTTTGTGGTCGGACTGACCTCGGCCGTCGGCTCGGTGAGCTATTTCCGCAAGGGCTTGGTGAATGTGAAGACCGCGATCATCTTCGGGATTCCGTCGATCATTGCCGTGTTTGCCACCCGTGCCTGGATCGTGCCGGCCATTCCGAAGGAGATTTTTGAGGTGGGCGGATTTATGGTCACGAAGTCGATCCTGATGATGGTATTGTTTGCGATCTTGATGATTGCAGCTTCCTACAGCATGATCAAAAAAGCCAAGGCTGCCCCTGAAGGCGCCGCCGCTGCGCAGAAATTCAATTATCCGCTGATCCTTCTCGAAGGTGGCGTGGTGGGCATTCTCACAGGTTTGGTAGGTGCGGGAGGTGGATTTCTGATCATTCCTGCCCTCGTCGTCTTGAGCAAATTGCCGATGAAGGAAGCCGTTGGCACATCTTTGGTGATCATCGCAGCAAAATCCCTGATCGGATTCCTCGGCGAATCCGGTGATACTCCCATCGACTGGCAATTCCTGCTCACCATCACGGCCTTTGCCGTTGTAGGTATCTTTATTGGAACCGCGCTTTCCAAACGCATCGACGGTGCCAAACTCAAACCGGCCTTTGGATGGTTTGTCCTGGTCATGGGTATCTATATTATTATCAAAGAATTGGTATTCCCTGCATCTTGA